Proteins encoded within one genomic window of Sphaerotilus montanus:
- a CDS encoding SAM-dependent methyltransferase, whose amino-acid sequence MSHFWNQRFAEPGYKYGTAPNAFLQAESPRLPPGGRVLVPGDGEGRNGVWLAQQGLQVCSVDSSQVGLDKARALAAGRGVSLDIEAGDLEVWAPMPGTWDALVLVFVHLPSAFRAGAHRRLARGLAPGGVVIVEAFHPDQIGRTSGGPKDLDMLYTLAQLRDDFASLCDELVGWEGEVLLDEGPGHQGPGCVTRYVGRRRGG is encoded by the coding sequence ATGAGCCATTTCTGGAACCAGCGTTTTGCCGAACCCGGCTACAAGTACGGCACCGCGCCGAATGCCTTCCTGCAGGCCGAGTCGCCGCGGTTGCCACCCGGCGGGCGGGTGCTGGTGCCGGGGGACGGGGAAGGGCGCAACGGTGTCTGGCTGGCACAGCAGGGTCTGCAGGTCTGCTCGGTCGATTCGTCGCAGGTCGGGCTGGACAAGGCGCGCGCGCTGGCGGCCGGGCGCGGGGTATCGCTGGACATCGAGGCGGGTGATCTGGAGGTGTGGGCACCGATGCCGGGCACGTGGGATGCGCTGGTGCTGGTCTTCGTGCACCTGCCGTCGGCCTTCCGTGCAGGGGCCCATCGTCGGCTGGCGCGGGGACTGGCCCCGGGCGGCGTGGTGATCGTCGAAGCCTTCCATCCGGACCAGATCGGGCGCACCAGCGGCGGCCCGAAGGACCTCGACATGCTGTACACGCTGGCGCAGTTGCGCGACGACTTCGCCAGCCTGTGCGACGAGCTGGTCGGCTGGGAGGGCGAGGTGTTGCTGGACGAGGGGCCGGGGCACCAGGGCCCGGGATGCGTCACACGGTACGTCGGGCGACGGCGCGGCGGCTGA
- a CDS encoding response regulator, translated as MANILVVDDEMGIRALLQEILTDEGHSVELAENAAQARTLRERQRPDLVLLDIWMPDVDGITLLKEWGTGSQLNMPVIMMSGHGTIDTAVEATKYGAMAFLEKPITLQKLLRAVEQGLSKPAPRGAAPAGGTSAPEMGSQGLARIERADYLPAIETAHYAAASHSQVNGSGSNLAPSITMASGPQAEQIFLLDRPLREARDAFEKAYFEFHLARENGSMTRVAERTGLERTHLYRKLKQLGVDLTRNKRGAG; from the coding sequence ATGGCCAATATTCTTGTCGTCGATGATGAAATGGGCATTCGTGCCCTGCTGCAAGAAATCCTGACCGACGAAGGGCACAGCGTCGAGCTGGCCGAAAACGCCGCTCAGGCACGCACCCTGCGTGAACGCCAGCGCCCCGATCTGGTGCTGCTGGACATCTGGATGCCGGATGTGGACGGCATCACCCTGCTCAAGGAGTGGGGCACCGGCTCGCAGCTCAACATGCCGGTGATCATGATGTCCGGCCACGGCACCATCGACACCGCGGTCGAAGCCACCAAGTACGGCGCAATGGCCTTCCTTGAAAAACCGATCACGCTGCAGAAACTGCTGCGTGCGGTCGAGCAGGGCCTGTCCAAGCCTGCGCCACGCGGCGCAGCACCGGCAGGTGGCACCAGCGCACCCGAGATGGGCAGCCAGGGACTGGCACGCATCGAACGCGCGGACTATCTGCCCGCCATAGAAACCGCCCACTACGCTGCAGCCTCCCACAGCCAGGTCAATGGCAGCGGCTCGAACCTGGCGCCCAGCATCACCATGGCCAGCGGCCCGCAGGCCGAGCAGATCTTCCTGCTGGACCGTCCGCTGCGCGAAGCCCGCGACGCGTTCGAGAAGGCCTACTTCGAGTTCCACCTCGCCCGCGAGAACGGCAGCATGACCCGCGTGGCCGAGCGCACCGGACTCGAGCGCACCCACCTGTACCGCAAGCTCAAGCAACTGGGCGTTGACCTCACCCGCAACAAACGCGGTGCGGGTTGA
- a CDS encoding DUF4390 domain-containing protein — protein MPPIHCARDARCPGGLKRLRKAALLCLALFSLLLAAVPAQALDLLRLDAQRSERGVLVNFETRFDLPAGVEDALQRGVALHFLAEAVLMRSRWYWRDKELARAARTWRIAYQPLTFSYKVSQGGLSQTYRSLGEALRALQRFSQWRIADQVSADEDRCYIEFTYRLDTEQLPRPLQIGIGSQPEWTLGVARTIALPD, from the coding sequence ATGCCCCCGATTCACTGCGCCCGCGACGCCCGCTGCCCTGGCGGGCTGAAGCGCCTGCGCAAGGCGGCGCTCTTGTGCCTGGCACTGTTCAGCCTGCTGCTGGCCGCGGTGCCGGCCCAGGCACTGGACCTGCTGCGCCTGGACGCCCAGCGCAGCGAACGGGGAGTGCTGGTGAATTTCGAGACCCGCTTCGACCTGCCGGCGGGTGTGGAAGATGCGCTGCAGCGCGGTGTGGCGCTGCACTTCCTGGCCGAGGCGGTGCTGATGCGCTCGCGCTGGTACTGGCGCGACAAGGAACTCGCCCGCGCCGCACGCACCTGGCGCATCGCCTACCAGCCGCTGACCTTCAGCTACAAGGTCAGCCAGGGCGGCCTGTCGCAGACCTACCGCTCGCTCGGCGAAGCGCTGCGGGCGCTGCAGCGCTTCAGCCAGTGGCGCATCGCCGACCAGGTGTCGGCCGACGAAGACCGCTGCTACATCGAGTTCACCTACAGGCTCGACACCGAACAGCTGCCCCGGCCACTGCAGATCGGCATCGGCAGCCAGCCGGAATGGACACTGGGTGTGGCGCGTACCATCGCCCTGCCCGACTGA
- a CDS encoding LemA family protein, with protein sequence MDIATLVILAVLAFWMLGAYKRLKRLRAKTHHSYGPLASHLRQRHAVALALAQAARPLLSGDQQPVAAQLIDAARQAGRATDEAQARGMRGNALQVVGAAEESLGTLLDTLVGELQDLTSGLGPEPAITELLRQRDALQEQIHISRLVYNREAERYNHALHVFPTTLVALAWGFKAAPLLSGQATLRLAGQPSKPMPLL encoded by the coding sequence ATGGACATTGCCACCCTGGTGATCCTGGCGGTGCTGGCGTTCTGGATGCTGGGCGCCTACAAGCGCCTCAAGCGGCTGCGCGCCAAGACCCACCACAGCTACGGTCCCCTGGCCAGCCACCTGCGCCAGCGCCACGCCGTGGCACTGGCGCTGGCCCAGGCCGCCCGCCCGCTGCTGTCCGGTGACCAGCAGCCCGTCGCCGCCCAACTGATCGACGCCGCCCGGCAGGCCGGCCGCGCCACCGACGAGGCGCAGGCCCGCGGCATGCGCGGCAATGCGCTGCAGGTGGTCGGCGCCGCCGAGGAGTCGCTCGGCACCCTGCTCGACACACTGGTCGGCGAGCTGCAGGACCTGACCTCCGGCCTCGGCCCCGAGCCCGCCATCACCGAACTGCTGCGCCAGCGTGACGCGCTGCAGGAGCAGATCCACATCAGCCGGCTGGTCTACAACCGCGAAGCCGAGCGCTACAACCACGCGCTGCACGTCTTCCCGACCACGCTGGTCGCGCTCGCGTGGGGCTTCAAGGCGGCACCGCTGCTGTCCGGGCAGGCCACCCTGCGTCTGGCGGGACAGCCCAGCAAACCGATGCCGCTGCTCTGA
- the queC gene encoding 7-cyano-7-deazaguanine synthase QueC: MNPLAARDPRTALVLFSGGQDSTTCLAWALERFRRVETVGFDYGQHHLIEMDCRLTVREELRAQFPHWADRLGDDHVLDLGLIGQLSDTALTAEREIEFQANGLPNTFVPGRNLLFLGFAATLAYRRGASVLVGGMCETDYSGYPDCRDNTLKALQVALSLGLATPMTVETPLMFLTKAQTWDLSEQLGGRTLVELIIEHTHTCYLGERGQRHPWGHGCGHCPACELRHKGHAAWLADAG; the protein is encoded by the coding sequence ATGAACCCCCTTGCCGCCCGCGACCCGCGCACCGCCCTCGTGCTCTTCTCGGGCGGACAGGACTCGACGACCTGCCTGGCCTGGGCGCTGGAGCGTTTCCGGCGCGTCGAGACGGTCGGCTTCGACTACGGCCAGCACCACCTGATCGAGATGGACTGTCGGCTGACCGTGCGCGAAGAGCTGCGCGCGCAGTTCCCGCACTGGGCCGACCGGCTAGGCGACGACCATGTGCTCGACCTCGGCCTGATCGGGCAGCTCTCCGACACCGCGCTCACCGCCGAGCGGGAAATCGAATTCCAAGCGAACGGGCTGCCGAACACCTTCGTGCCCGGCCGCAACCTGCTGTTCCTCGGCTTCGCGGCGACGCTGGCCTACCGCCGGGGCGCATCGGTGCTGGTCGGCGGCATGTGCGAGACCGACTATTCGGGCTACCCGGACTGCCGCGACAACACGCTCAAGGCGCTGCAGGTGGCGCTGTCGCTCGGGCTGGCCACGCCGATGACGGTGGAAACGCCGCTGATGTTCCTGACCAAGGCGCAGACCTGGGACCTGTCCGAACAGCTGGGGGGGCGGACGCTGGTCGAGCTGATCATCGAGCACACCCACACCTGCTACCTCGGCGAGCGCGGCCAGCGCCACCCGTGGGGCCACGGCTGCGGCCACTGTCCGGCGTGCGAGTTGCGCCACAAGGGACACGCGGCCTGGCTGGCCGACGCAGGCTGA
- a CDS encoding rhodanese-like domain-containing protein, translating to MHDLVRSVAPHGPSRRQFGWLGAALALTWLVGCSNADEADGKSVSLEVARAELAAGRVRLFDLREPQEHATGVAPGATLLPMSQLGARLAEIPRDPAQPVLLICQTQNRSGKVAAALRERGYTHVHYVHGGMGGWAGKGWPMVAPPR from the coding sequence ATGCATGATCTTGTTCGTTCTGTGGCCCCGCATGGGCCATCCCGGCGCCAGTTCGGCTGGCTGGGTGCGGCGCTGGCGCTGACGTGGCTGGTGGGGTGTTCGAATGCCGACGAAGCCGATGGCAAGTCGGTGAGCCTGGAGGTGGCGCGGGCCGAGCTGGCTGCAGGGCGCGTGCGCCTGTTCGATCTCCGCGAGCCGCAGGAGCACGCCACAGGCGTTGCACCGGGTGCGACGCTGCTGCCGATGAGCCAGCTGGGCGCGCGCCTGGCGGAGATTCCCCGGGACCCGGCCCAGCCTGTGCTGCTGATCTGCCAGACCCAGAACCGGTCGGGCAAGGTGGCGGCGGCGCTGCGGGAGCGGGGCTACACCCATGTGCACTACGTGCACGGAGGCATGGGCGGCTGGGCGGGCAAGGGCTGGCCCATGGTCGCTCCACCCCGCTGA
- a CDS encoding rhodanese-like domain-containing protein has translation MKTAHDLVAAARARTAEISPAAASTSLLDADLVLDVREPDEYATGHLPGAVNIPRGLLEFKLSGMPAYEPRDLKIVLYCKTGGRAALAACTLHEMGYVSVQSVAGGIDAWVAQGGQVARPAPISFD, from the coding sequence ATGAAAACCGCCCACGATCTCGTCGCCGCTGCCCGCGCCCGCACCGCGGAAATTTCCCCCGCCGCCGCCAGCACCTCCCTGCTGGATGCCGATCTGGTGCTCGACGTGCGCGAGCCCGACGAATACGCCACTGGTCACCTGCCGGGCGCCGTCAACATCCCGCGCGGCCTGCTGGAATTCAAGCTCTCGGGCATGCCCGCCTACGAGCCGCGCGACCTGAAGATCGTCCTGTACTGCAAGACCGGCGGCCGCGCCGCGCTGGCGGCCTGCACGCTGCACGAGATGGGCTATGTCTCGGTACAGTCGGTGGCGGGTGGCATCGACGCCTGGGTCGCCCAGGGCGGTCAGGTCGCCCGCCCCGCCCCGATCTCGTTCGACTGA
- the rsmB gene encoding 16S rRNA (cytosine(967)-C(5))-methyltransferase RsmB, with amino-acid sequence MNSTAATSSHAHSLPLSRLLAHTADAVAAVRNGRSLTEALAACPAPARPGTQSLSFHVMRWMGGAEAARERLAPRMPPPRVDALLITALALLWPDAAAPYPDHTLVDQAVACAHQIAPKSASFVNAILRRFLRERDALVADLKATLPVARHQHPRWWIDQLQRDWPRQWTDLLAEANQAAPMMLRVHAGHGDAARYVAELAAAGLGAVAVGAHAVVLDQPVPVQQLPGFAEGRVSVQDLSAQRAAPLLLGTGPDALPASARVLDACAAPGGKTAHLLELRPDLELLALDSDAVRLKRVEDTLARLHLLGARTAAADARDTTAWWDGRPFDAILLDAPCSASGIVRRHPDVRWLRRASDIGDLARTQRALLDTLWPLVRPGGRLVYATCSVFRAEGAGQISAFLQRHADASAGPAPGHLLPLTDNPPQAGTTVPAHVPAGDGFFYARLDKQP; translated from the coding sequence GTGAACTCCACCGCCGCCACCTCCTCCCACGCGCACAGCCTGCCGCTGTCCCGCCTGCTTGCCCACACGGCCGACGCCGTCGCTGCCGTCCGCAACGGCCGCTCACTGACGGAAGCGCTGGCCGCCTGCCCCGCGCCCGCCCGTCCGGGCACCCAGTCCCTGAGCTTCCACGTCATGCGCTGGATGGGGGGCGCCGAGGCCGCCCGCGAACGCCTGGCCCCGCGCATGCCGCCGCCGCGCGTCGATGCGCTGCTGATCACCGCGCTGGCCCTGCTCTGGCCGGACGCCGCCGCCCCCTACCCGGACCACACGCTGGTCGACCAGGCCGTCGCCTGCGCGCACCAGATCGCCCCCAAGAGCGCGAGCTTCGTCAACGCGATCCTGCGCCGCTTCCTGCGCGAGCGGGACGCGCTGGTCGCCGACCTGAAAGCGACGCTGCCGGTCGCCCGCCACCAGCACCCGCGCTGGTGGATCGACCAGTTGCAGCGCGACTGGCCCCGCCAGTGGACCGACCTGCTGGCCGAAGCCAACCAGGCCGCGCCCATGATGCTGCGGGTCCATGCCGGCCATGGCGATGCCGCCCGCTACGTGGCCGAACTCGCTGCGGCGGGTCTGGGCGCGGTGGCCGTCGGCGCCCACGCGGTCGTGCTGGACCAGCCGGTGCCGGTGCAGCAACTGCCGGGCTTCGCGGAAGGCCGGGTCTCGGTGCAGGACCTGTCCGCGCAGCGCGCCGCCCCGCTGCTGCTGGGCACCGGGCCGGACGCCCTGCCCGCCAGCGCCCGCGTGCTGGACGCCTGCGCCGCACCGGGCGGCAAGACCGCACACCTGCTGGAGCTGCGGCCGGATCTGGAACTGCTCGCCCTCGACAGCGACGCCGTCCGCCTGAAGCGGGTCGAGGACACGCTGGCGCGCCTGCACCTGCTCGGCGCCCGCACCGCCGCCGCCGACGCCCGCGACACCACCGCATGGTGGGACGGCCGGCCCTTCGACGCCATCCTGCTCGACGCTCCCTGCAGCGCCTCGGGCATCGTGCGTCGCCATCCGGACGTGCGCTGGCTGCGCCGCGCCAGCGACATCGGCGACCTTGCCCGCACCCAGCGCGCGCTGCTCGACACGCTGTGGCCGCTGGTGCGCCCGGGTGGCCGGCTGGTGTATGCCACCTGCTCGGTCTTCCGGGCGGAGGGCGCCGGGCAGATTTCGGCGTTTTTGCAACGCCATGCCGACGCCAGCGCCGGACCGGCCCCCGGCCACCTGCTGCCGCTGACCGACAATCCGCCGCAAGCAGGTACCACGGTGCCCGCGCACGTCCCGGCCGGCGACGGATTCTTCTACGCCCGGCTGGACAAGCAGCCCTGA
- a CDS encoding methyl-accepting chemotaxis protein, with protein sequence MPQFIRNLRLSRKFFLLSVVAAGVLLLPLSYSVRSVEQDLARDRAELAGIAPSRGLLRVVQLTQQHRGLSTAALGGKTDLESQRSARQAETEQAVEAFGALLPQLDESPRLRAEWEQVAGEWRALAKDVAGRSVTGPQSFERHTALINRVLELHDLVMDTSGLTLEADPDAYFLAVSTLQKAPVLSELLGQLRALGALALSSQAMTPDQKARMLVLGHLSQLQLREVSLNLEKVFALDPAAKERLAGHLDRVQTATAAAQKLAREQIVEAAALTLAPTDYFKAMTESIDQVYGLQQQAGEVLEAKLTARMRETRQFEWLLVGTCLLLSALGMALGRTVTRSISDAVESARASAVRIAAGDLSNAPPATSSDELGELMTAMAAMQASLIRVVGSVRQNADSVATASVQIAQGNLDLSARTEQQASALEETAATMDQLNTTVSNNADSAQQANALAQSATSIAVRGGEMVGQVVEKMDGISAASRKIAEIIGVIDGIAFQTNILALNAAVEAARAGEQGRGFAVVAGEVRSLAQRSAAAAREIKGLINASVERVEQGSALVNQTGRTVDEVVDAIKRVSEIVARISAASAEQSLGVQQVGQAVSQMDQVTQQNAALVEESAAAAEGLKQQAHDLVQAVALFKLGSTGAASAGTMAHLPVANDAWSGAERRSEDRAGNVTRPDFVQKKTAQSVPHQPPYAAPAVPAPQEASPERTGTDDWERF encoded by the coding sequence ATGCCCCAATTCATCCGCAATCTTCGACTTTCGCGCAAATTTTTCCTGCTGAGTGTGGTCGCTGCGGGGGTGCTGCTGCTGCCGTTGTCGTACTCCGTGCGCAGCGTCGAGCAGGATCTGGCACGCGACCGGGCCGAGCTGGCGGGCATTGCGCCCTCCCGGGGACTGTTGCGCGTGGTCCAGCTCACCCAGCAGCACCGTGGCCTGTCCACTGCGGCACTGGGCGGCAAGACCGATCTCGAATCCCAGCGCAGCGCCCGCCAGGCCGAGACCGAGCAGGCGGTCGAGGCGTTCGGTGCACTGCTCCCCCAGCTGGACGAGTCGCCGCGTCTGCGTGCGGAGTGGGAGCAGGTGGCTGGCGAGTGGCGTGCGCTGGCCAAGGATGTGGCGGGCCGCAGCGTGACGGGGCCGCAGAGTTTCGAGCGTCACACGGCGCTCATCAACCGCGTGCTGGAACTCCACGATCTGGTGATGGATACGTCCGGGCTGACACTGGAAGCCGATCCAGATGCCTACTTTCTCGCCGTTTCCACCCTGCAGAAGGCCCCTGTGCTGTCCGAACTGCTCGGTCAGTTGCGGGCCCTCGGGGCGCTCGCACTGTCCAGCCAGGCGATGACGCCCGACCAGAAGGCCCGCATGCTCGTCCTGGGGCATCTGTCGCAACTCCAGTTGCGCGAGGTATCGCTCAATCTGGAGAAGGTCTTCGCCCTGGATCCGGCGGCCAAGGAGCGGCTGGCCGGCCATCTGGACCGTGTCCAGACTGCCACCGCCGCAGCGCAGAAGCTGGCGCGGGAACAGATCGTGGAGGCTGCGGCGCTGACCCTGGCCCCGACCGACTATTTCAAGGCGATGACGGAATCGATCGACCAGGTCTACGGGCTGCAGCAGCAGGCCGGCGAGGTGCTGGAGGCGAAACTGACGGCCCGCATGCGGGAGACCCGCCAGTTCGAGTGGCTTCTGGTCGGAACCTGTCTGTTGCTGAGCGCGCTGGGGATGGCGCTGGGTCGGACGGTGACACGTTCGATTTCGGATGCGGTCGAATCGGCGCGCGCCTCGGCCGTGCGCATTGCGGCCGGAGACCTGAGCAACGCGCCACCGGCCACTTCCAGCGATGAACTGGGCGAATTGATGACAGCGATGGCGGCGATGCAGGCTTCGCTGATCCGGGTGGTGGGCAGCGTGCGCCAGAACGCCGACAGCGTGGCCACGGCCAGCGTGCAGATCGCCCAGGGCAATCTGGACCTGAGTGCCCGCACCGAGCAGCAGGCCAGTGCGCTGGAGGAAACGGCCGCCACGATGGACCAGCTCAACACGACCGTCAGCAACAACGCCGACAGTGCCCAGCAGGCCAACGCGCTGGCCCAGAGCGCCACCAGCATCGCGGTGCGCGGTGGCGAGATGGTGGGGCAGGTCGTGGAGAAGATGGACGGCATCAGCGCGGCGTCGCGCAAGATTGCCGAGATCATCGGCGTGATCGATGGCATCGCCTTCCAGACCAACATCCTTGCGCTGAATGCCGCGGTGGAGGCGGCGCGGGCCGGCGAGCAGGGCCGCGGCTTTGCCGTGGTGGCGGGCGAGGTGCGCTCGCTGGCCCAGCGTTCGGCCGCTGCGGCGCGCGAGATCAAGGGGCTGATCAACGCCAGTGTCGAACGTGTCGAACAAGGCTCTGCGCTGGTCAACCAGACCGGGCGCACGGTCGACGAGGTGGTGGATGCCATCAAGCGCGTGAGCGAGATCGTGGCCCGGATCAGTGCGGCGAGCGCCGAGCAGAGTCTCGGTGTGCAGCAGGTGGGACAGGCCGTCAGCCAGATGGACCAGGTGACGCAGCAGAACGCGGCGCTGGTCGAGGAGTCGGCGGCCGCCGCGGAGGGACTCAAGCAGCAGGCCCACGATCTGGTGCAGGCGGTGGCGTTGTTCAAGCTCGGGAGCACAGGGGCTGCAAGCGCGGGCACCATGGCACATCTGCCGGTCGCGAACGACGCCTGGAGTGGCGCCGAGCGCCGCAGCGAGGACCGGGCTGGCAATGTGACCCGTCCCGATTTCGTGCAGAAGAAGACGGCCCAGTCGGTCCCGCACCAGCCGCCCTACGCGGCACCGGCCGTCCCTGCGCCACAAGAGGCTTCGCCCGAGCGTACTGGCACCGATGACTGGGAGCGCTTCTGA
- a CDS encoding sensor histidine kinase: MSRRSLRWTLLIALLAVGGTVLVLAFLLSIATNNRALYERHYEWLLWVNIGVAAALGLVILVALTHLARRMRHGKFGSKLLFKLAAIFAFVGVLPGALIYGVSYQFVSRSIESWFDVQVEGALESGLNLGRTTLQLLVNDVATKTRLAAENATENSDRLKLLTLERLREQLSAQSVALLSPTGQVIVSAGGVVGAAMLPDRPTGTMMRQARNLRVFAQLEGLDTDTPPDPLDKSASQARVRAIAWMPSNSFSLGSEDRYLQVTQLVPPELAANALRVQTAYSEYQQRALGRGGLRKMYIGTLTLTLILGVFSALLMAAGLGHQLGRPLVMLAEGVRQVASGDLSPTEVFASRDELGGLTRSFAVMTQQLADARGLVQRSLAEVESAKTHLQTILDNLTSGVIVFDADGTINTVNPGATRILRVAPSDWTGQTLDRLPGLEAFAHTVARHFATHGADLDTSEPGEPGRGHWQEALALGHAESGQTLLVRGAMLPEGARLIVFDDITDVVSAQRSVAWAEVARRLAHEIKNPLTPIQLSAERLQHKLEAKLTGTDQQMLVRSVGTIVAQVQSMKTLVNEFRDYARLPAAQLLPIDLNALVTEVLGLYAVQQESGRLHAQLAPDLPALAGDASQLRQVIHNLVQNALDAVDDQPGGQVTISTEATRLEDGAARAIRLKVVDNGPGFSEKILKRAFEPYVTTKARGTGLGLAVVKKIVEEHGAKIRLNNLSDETQEAAHGPTRTGAQVSISFSRWARPPSADVSAS; this comes from the coding sequence ATGAGCCGCCGTTCCCTGCGCTGGACCCTGCTGATCGCCCTGCTGGCGGTGGGTGGCACCGTGCTGGTGCTGGCCTTCCTGCTCTCGATCGCCACCAACAACCGGGCCCTGTACGAGCGGCACTACGAGTGGCTGCTGTGGGTCAACATCGGCGTGGCCGCCGCCCTCGGGCTGGTGATCCTGGTCGCCCTGACCCACCTGGCGCGGCGCATGCGCCACGGCAAGTTCGGCAGCAAGCTGCTGTTCAAGCTGGCGGCCATCTTCGCCTTCGTCGGCGTGCTGCCGGGGGCGCTGATCTATGGCGTGTCCTACCAGTTCGTCTCGCGCTCGATCGAGAGCTGGTTCGATGTCCAGGTCGAGGGCGCGCTCGAATCCGGCCTCAACCTCGGCCGCACCACGCTGCAGCTGCTGGTCAACGACGTCGCCACCAAGACCCGCCTGGCCGCCGAAAACGCGACCGAAAACTCCGACCGGCTCAAGCTGCTGACGCTGGAGCGCCTGCGCGAGCAGCTTTCGGCACAGAGCGTGGCGCTGCTGTCGCCCACCGGGCAGGTGATCGTGTCGGCGGGCGGCGTGGTGGGAGCCGCCATGCTGCCCGACCGGCCGACCGGCACCATGATGCGCCAAGCGCGCAACCTGCGCGTCTTCGCCCAGCTCGAAGGTCTGGACACGGACACCCCACCCGACCCGCTGGACAAGTCCGCCAGCCAGGCACGCGTGCGAGCGATCGCCTGGATGCCGTCCAACAGCTTCAGCCTCGGCAGCGAGGACCGCTACCTGCAGGTCACCCAGCTCGTGCCGCCGGAGCTGGCCGCCAATGCCCTGCGCGTGCAGACCGCCTACAGCGAGTATCAGCAACGCGCCCTCGGCCGCGGCGGTCTGCGCAAGATGTACATCGGCACGCTGACGCTGACGCTCATCCTCGGCGTCTTCAGCGCGCTGCTGATGGCGGCCGGCCTCGGCCACCAGCTCGGCCGGCCGCTGGTGATGCTGGCCGAGGGTGTGCGCCAGGTGGCCAGCGGCGACCTGAGTCCGACCGAGGTCTTCGCCTCCCGCGACGAACTGGGCGGACTGACCCGCTCCTTCGCCGTGATGACGCAGCAGCTCGCCGACGCGCGCGGACTGGTGCAGCGCAGCCTGGCCGAGGTCGAGAGCGCCAAGACCCACCTGCAGACCATCCTCGACAACCTCACCTCCGGCGTGATCGTCTTCGACGCCGACGGCACCATCAACACCGTCAACCCCGGCGCCACCCGCATCCTGCGGGTGGCGCCGAGCGACTGGACCGGACAGACGCTGGACCGCCTGCCCGGTCTGGAAGCCTTTGCCCACACGGTCGCCCGGCACTTCGCGACCCACGGCGCCGATCTCGACACCAGCGAACCCGGCGAGCCCGGCCGCGGCCACTGGCAGGAGGCGCTGGCGCTTGGCCACGCCGAATCGGGCCAGACCCTGCTCGTGCGGGGTGCGATGCTGCCGGAAGGCGCTCGTCTGATCGTGTTCGATGACATCACCGACGTGGTCTCGGCGCAGCGCAGCGTCGCCTGGGCCGAGGTCGCTCGGCGGCTCGCCCACGAGATCAAGAACCCGCTCACGCCGATCCAGCTGTCGGCCGAACGGCTGCAGCACAAGCTCGAAGCGAAACTGACAGGCACGGACCAGCAGATGCTGGTGCGCTCGGTCGGCACCATCGTGGCGCAGGTCCAGTCGATGAAGACGCTGGTCAACGAATTCCGTGACTACGCCCGCCTGCCGGCCGCCCAGCTGCTGCCGATCGACCTGAACGCGCTGGTCACCGAGGTGCTCGGCCTGTACGCGGTGCAGCAGGAAAGCGGCCGGCTCCACGCCCAACTGGCACCCGATCTGCCGGCGTTGGCTGGAGATGCAAGCCAGTTGCGGCAAGTCATCCACAATCTGGTCCAGAATGCGCTCGACGCGGTGGACGACCAGCCGGGTGGGCAGGTCACCATTTCGACCGAGGCCACGCGGCTGGAAGACGGCGCGGCGCGTGCCATTCGTCTCAAGGTGGTGGACAATGGCCCCGGTTTCTCAGAAAAAATCCTGAAACGTGCGTTCGAACCTTACGTCACCACCAAAGCCCGCGGCACGGGTCTCGGGCTGGCGGTGGTCAAGAAGATCGTCGAGGAACACGGCGCCAAGATCCGGTTGAACAATTTGTCCGACGAAACACAGGAAGCTGCCCACGGACCGACGCGAACCGGGGCGCAGGTGTCCATTTCCTTTTCGCGGTGGGCTCGCCCACCCTCTGCCGACGTCAGCGCGTCCTGA